The sequence TAATATCAATTTGGAGAAAGTCGTGTCCCTTCAGCCGGATTTAGTGATTGCCGTACAAGGCATGCATGACAGTTTAGTACCCGCACTAGAGAGCAATCATATTCCTGTGCTTGTTTTAAAGTATAAAACACTGGATGATACCATAGAAACCATTCGTTTGCTAGGAAATATTGCAGGTACTCAAGCCAAGGCGGAAAACATTATTACGGATATGCAGCAAAAAATTCGGGCCATTACGGATAAGATTCCTACAGATAAGCAACGCAAAGTCGCGATTTTATTTGCTACATCGAAAAGTGTGACAGTGCAGTTGGACCGGACCATTGCTGGCAGTATAGCACAAAAGTTGGGGCTAACGAATATTGCGTCAGGGACGGCGCCACTCAATGAAGACAGTGATAACGTACCCTATAGCCTGGAGAAGCTTGTGGAGTCTGATCCTGATGATGTTTTTGTGGTCACTATGGGGAGTGCTGCTGAAATTGAAAAGCGAATGAAAGCCGATGTGGAGAGTAACCCGGCTTGGGCGAGTTTGCGGGCCGTGAAAAATGGCAAGGTCAGTTTTTTGCCTTCTCAACTTTTTTTGTTGAATCCTGGTTTGAAAATGCCTGATGCTGTGGAATATATGGCTAAAATTAGTTATCCTGAGGTGTACGGAAGTGTCAAATAGCAAATCCCGTCTCGGCGTACTGGGTCTTATCGCTATTGCCGCTGTTTGTTCTATATTCTATAGTTTAATGAGCGGTGCTGTTCCTATTTCGTTTCATGATGTTACGCAGACGGTTTTGCAGCAGGGGCCGCCGAATCAAATCATTTGGAATATTCGTTTGCCACGGACACTGGTGGGGGCGCTTGTGGGAGTGAATCTGGCTTTATCAGGTGCTATCTTGCAGTCTATTATGAAAAGTCCTTTGGCTGATCCCCATATTATTGGCGTATCGTCAGGGGCGGGACTGGCGGGCATGCTTGTTTTGATTATTTTCCCCCATTGGGAGTATTTACTGACGCCTATTGCTTTTCTTGGAGCTTTGGCATCAACAAGTGTTATCTATATTTTAGCGTGGAAAGGCGGCATTCGGCCCGTTCGTATTATACTGGCCGGCGTCGCCGTTTCGGCGTTTTTGGGCGCAGGCATTGCGGGACTGTTAGTTTTTTTTAGTGATCGTGTGCATGGAGCGCTCATGTGGATGGTGGGCGGGCTTTCAGCGCGCAGTTGGCCGCATTTGTTTGCCATGTTGCCCTATTCGATTGGCGGAGGTTTGTTGGCCCTATGGAGTGCAAGAAAGCTCAACATTTTGGAGCTTGGCGATGATATAGCAACAGGATTGGGACTTTCGGTGGAACGGACGAGACTCGTTATGACAGCGGTTGCGGCGCTTTTGGCGGCAAGTGCTGTGAGTGTAGCAGGTCTCTTGGGCTTTGTTGGTTTAGTTGTACCTCATGCCGCGCGGTTGATGATTGGCTCTGATTACCGCTACGTGATTCCGGCTTCAGCCTTCTTGGGTATTGCCGTCGTTACTTGTAGTGATACATTTGCGCGGACGCTGTTTGCTCCAATTGAACTGCCTGTAGGCATTATTATGGCTTTTGCCGGGGCACCGTTTTTTCTTTATTTACTGCGAAAGGAGCCATAAGAAATGCTTGAAGCGGCTTGTTTATCTGTAAGCTTTGGCAAAAAGTTACTATTTAAGGACTTATCTCTAAAAATATCTGATGGAAGCATTTTGTCGATTATCGGTCCTAACGGGTCGGGCAAAAGCACACTTCTTAAGGTGTTATCGCGTAATATTCAGCCTGAACTTGGGGCTATTTTGCTTGATGGTAAGAAGCTTCAGTCTTATGGGATCGCACAGCTTGCCAAGTACATGGCCGTTTTGCCGCAATCACCGGCAGCTCCAGGCGATTTAACTGTTTATGACTTAGTTTCCTATGGTCGTTTTCCCCATCAAAGTTGGTGGAAAAATACGCATGATGAAGATAACCATTCTGTGGAGTGGGCGATAAACAAAACGAAATTGCGTCATTTGAGTGAACGATTGGTGAGTACCTTGTCTGGCGGTGAGCGGCAGCGGGTTTGGCTGGCAATGGCTCTGGCGCAAAAGCCCCGTGTCTTATTGCTTGATGAACCTACGACGTATCTGGATATTTCTCATCAGCTCGAAGTACTTGAGCTGATTGCGGAGCTAAATAAATCGGAAGGCATTACGGTGATTATGGTACTTCATGATATGAATCATGCTGCTCGCTATTCTGATAACATTGCGGTGCTCAATAAAGGCGGTTTATATGCTATGGGCGCGCCGCAAGAAGTGATGAATGAGACGATGCTGCGCGAAGTGTTTGGTGTTACAGCCGATATTTATCGCGATCAGGAGCAGCGGCCAGTATGTATCGCCCGTTGTTTGGCGACGCGGGAGGGACAAGAATGATTAAAATTGAAAATATAGTAAAAACGTATGGGACTCGTACAGCGATTAATCAAGTGAATCTATCGATTAAAGCCGGTGAAATGTTTGGGCTTCTGGGGCCAAATGGTGCAGGAAAAACGACGATGATTCGTGTTTTGACAATGCTCACATCCTTTGATTCGGGTACCATTACAGTTCATGGCCTTTCCTTGCCAACAGAGGGACAGAGTATTAAGGAATTGCTGGGAGTTGTGCCTCAGCATTTGAATTTAGATGCTGACTTGACAGCTTGGGAAAACTTGGAGCTTCATGGTCGTTTGCATCACATGCCTGCGCGGGAACGTCATGAGCGCATGGAAAAATTATTAGATTATGTGGAACTTAAGGATCGCAAGGATGATATGGTTCAAACTTTTTCAGGCGGCATGAAAAGGCGTTTGATGATTGCCAGGGCCTTACTGCATCGGCCTAAAATCCTGTTTTTAGATGAGCCGACAGTAGGTCTTGACCCACAGGTGCGACGCCGATTATGGGGTCTTATTTTGCGCTTAAACTATCAGGGACTGACCGTACTTCTTACGACGCATTATATTGAGGAGGCCGAGGCGCTATGTCAGCGTGTGGCCATTATGGAACAAGGGAAGCTTATTACGACGGCTGCACCTGCTGATTTGTGTCAAAAGGTAGGTCAATTTGCTGTAGAATGGACGGCATCGGATGGCATGAAGGTCCAGTTCTTTGATGATCGGTCGAGTGCTGCCGCCTATATTACGCAGCTCAATACGAATGCGACGTTGCGCAAGACGAATTTGGAGGATGTTTTCGTAGAACTGACAGGAAGGAAAGTGAGTGGCTCATGATGCGCGATATCATTACGGTATTTTGGCGTGACTGGTTGGTCTTGAATCGACGCCTTGGGCGCTTCATTCTTTCCAGAATGGTGTCACCCATCTTATATCTGGTCGCTTTTGGCTGGGGACTTGGCAGTCAAATTCAAGTGAGTCAGGGCAGTTATTTAGATTATATCGTGCCAGGCATTGTGGCGCTCAATTCCATGATGATAAGCTTTAATGCTGTTGGGACACCCGTTAATATGGCTCGGCTGTATCATAAGACACTGGAGGAATATCAAATTGCGCCCATCAGTGCGGCCTCTTTTGTATTCGGGAAAGTGTTGTCTGGCATACTAAGGGGGCTTATTTCTTCGCTTGTTATTATTCTACTGGCCTATGTGTTTGGCGCTACACTGACTGTGAGCCTTGGATTTTGGCTGGTACTGATTTTAAATTGTGCTTTATTCGCTGCCTTGGGCTTTGTTGCAGCCATGTTCATGAATTCTCACGAGGAAATGGCTAATTTTAATACATATGTGTTAACACCTATGTCTTTTTTGTGTGCTACGTTTTTTTCGGCGGATCGGCTGCCTCCTGTTATGCATGAGTTGGTGGGGTTATTACCTCTGACTCATGCCAGCCAGGCGCTCCGATTGGCTGGGGCGGGACATGCCCTGCCTTGGTTCTCTGTGGCTGTGTTGGTTTTCTATGTTTCTCTATTTCTCATCGTTAGTATTTGGCAAATGCGGCAGATTCGCAATTAATGTGCTGCTCTTTTTCGATAACCTGAGAATTTTTATTTGCAGGAGGTTTATATGTCTGACGAATTTAAGGATAAGGTTGTCTTGATTACGGGGGGGACATCAGGCATTGGTTTGGCAGCAGCAGAAATTTTTCTGAAAAGGGGTGCCTGTGTTGCGCTTGTAGGCCGCCGTTCGGATAAGGGGATGCAGGCTTTAGCTGACTTAGCGGAATATGGTAACAGGGTCTGGTATGTTGAAGGCAATGTGGCGAAATGCAAAGATTGCCAGTCCGTTATTCAGCAAGCGGTTGAGCATTTTGGGCGACTCGATGTGGTCGTGAATTCAGCCGGAAATTACTTGGAAAAGGCGATTGCCGATGTGACGGAAGAGGACTATGAACGGGTGATGGATACTAATATCAAGGGAACTTATTTTATTGCGAAATTTGCTGTGCCGGAACTGCGTAAAGCGGGAGCAGGAGCTATTATCAATGTATCTTCGGATGCCGGCACAAATGGGAATTTGCTTTGTTCCACTTACTGTGCTTCGAAGGGAGCTGTCAATACCTTTACGAAAGCTTTGGCTCTTGAGTTAGCGCCTTACTCAATTCGTGTCAATGCTGTCTGCCCGGGCGATATTCATACTCCGTTACTTGATGAGCAGCTAAAAGACTCAAGTAATGTTGAAAAAGATTTAAAAGAAATGGCAAGTATTTATCCATTAGGCCGTATTGGAAGGCCAGAGGAAGTGGCGAATGTTATCGCCTTTTTGGCATCAGACAAGGCCTCATTTATTACAGGGGCTTTGTGGGCTATTGATGGCGGTCTGACTGCTTGTTGAAAGGAAAAAGGTTCTTCTGCCTGAAGGCGAATGATTATCATAGCGGATAAAACAGGAGTGACTGATTCATGAGACAATCATGAGTAAGTCACTCCTGTTTTAAGCATTTTCTTTGTTAGTGAAACGCTCTGTTTTTCGAAATTGATAGAGTTCGAGAAGATTCGGTACGACATCTGATTTAAACTTGTAATCGGGTACAAGTTCTTGACATTTTGCTAAAGCCGCTTGAAAATCATAGTAAACTTCCCATTTGGCTTTGACCAACTGTTTGCCTGTTAGGCGTAACAAGTAGGCCGGATGGTACGTGGCAATAGCCGGGATATTATACTTTGTATTGAACCACTTGCCACGATCTTTTGTAATGCGTGCTCCCGGATTGTCTAAATATTTTAAGGCCACACTGCCGAGGGCGATGATAACTTTCGGCGCCACGAGAGCGAGCTCTGCATCGAGCCAGTTATTGGCACAAAAATTGGCTTCCTCAATGGTTGGCGTGCGATTCCCTTTTGGGCGGCATTTGATAATATTTGTTGTAAATACGTGATCACGCGTAATGTTTACGCTCATGAGTGCCTTATCGAGCAATTGTCCGGAAGGTCCAATAAGAGGAACACCGTATTCATCCTCAACGCCGCCAGGTCCTTCGCCGACGATGGTTAGAGGACTATCGGGACTGCCGTTATAAGAAGTGGGTCCATGATTACTATTATTATGTAAAGCACACTGAGTACACTGAAATAAATTGGATTCAAGATCATCCATGTCATGAAACATCTGTGTCACCTCATTGATGTATTTATTTTTTATTGTCGCATGATAGGAAAAATTTGTACAGCCTTCGAGTAAAATTTTATTGATAAAACTTTAGAGTTGAATAGGCCATCTAGCAAATAGGCTAGATGGTTTTTTCATGAACTTTATCCGTCATAGAAGATTGGCCTCTTTCATATATGTTAGTACTTTGAGTTTGCAAA is a genomic window of Pelorhabdus rhamnosifermentans containing:
- a CDS encoding uracil-DNA glycosylase, whose protein sequence is MFHDMDDLESNLFQCTQCALHNNSNHGPTSYNGSPDSPLTIVGEGPGGVEDEYGVPLIGPSGQLLDKALMSVNITRDHVFTTNIIKCRPKGNRTPTIEEANFCANNWLDAELALVAPKVIIALGSVALKYLDNPGARITKDRGKWFNTKYNIPAIATYHPAYLLRLTGKQLVKAKWEVYYDFQAALAKCQELVPDYKFKSDVVPNLLELYQFRKTERFTNKENA
- a CDS encoding SDR family NAD(P)-dependent oxidoreductase — encoded protein: MSDEFKDKVVLITGGTSGIGLAAAEIFLKRGACVALVGRRSDKGMQALADLAEYGNRVWYVEGNVAKCKDCQSVIQQAVEHFGRLDVVVNSAGNYLEKAIADVTEEDYERVMDTNIKGTYFIAKFAVPELRKAGAGAIINVSSDAGTNGNLLCSTYCASKGAVNTFTKALALELAPYSIRVNAVCPGDIHTPLLDEQLKDSSNVEKDLKEMASIYPLGRIGRPEEVANVIAFLASDKASFITGALWAIDGGLTAC
- a CDS encoding ABC transporter substrate-binding protein codes for the protein MSILSKNKRLLMMVGWLIVALLCAGCLAGSSTSAPDTAGQAYLTVKDSTGRTVTLPKKPERLVVLSPSFLDLLYAVGGQAVGRPNTKTEAIPEAATQLPEVGFVYNINLEKVVSLQPDLVIAVQGMHDSLVPALESNHIPVLVLKYKTLDDTIETIRLLGNIAGTQAKAENIITDMQQKIRAITDKIPTDKQRKVAILFATSKSVTVQLDRTIAGSIAQKLGLTNIASGTAPLNEDSDNVPYSLEKLVESDPDDVFVVTMGSAAEIEKRMKADVESNPAWASLRAVKNGKVSFLPSQLFLLNPGLKMPDAVEYMAKISYPEVYGSVK
- a CDS encoding FecCD family ABC transporter permease, whose product is MLWNIWLKLVILRCTEVSNSKSRLGVLGLIAIAAVCSIFYSLMSGAVPISFHDVTQTVLQQGPPNQIIWNIRLPRTLVGALVGVNLALSGAILQSIMKSPLADPHIIGVSSGAGLAGMLVLIIFPHWEYLLTPIAFLGALASTSVIYILAWKGGIRPVRIILAGVAVSAFLGAGIAGLLVFFSDRVHGALMWMVGGLSARSWPHLFAMLPYSIGGGLLALWSARKLNILELGDDIATGLGLSVERTRLVMTAVAALLAASAVSVAGLLGFVGLVVPHAARLMIGSDYRYVIPASAFLGIAVVTCSDTFARTLFAPIELPVGIIMAFAGAPFFLYLLRKEP
- a CDS encoding ABC transporter ATP-binding protein; this encodes MIKIENIVKTYGTRTAINQVNLSIKAGEMFGLLGPNGAGKTTMIRVLTMLTSFDSGTITVHGLSLPTEGQSIKELLGVVPQHLNLDADLTAWENLELHGRLHHMPARERHERMEKLLDYVELKDRKDDMVQTFSGGMKRRLMIARALLHRPKILFLDEPTVGLDPQVRRRLWGLILRLNYQGLTVLLTTHYIEEAEALCQRVAIMEQGKLITTAAPADLCQKVGQFAVEWTASDGMKVQFFDDRSSAAAYITQLNTNATLRKTNLEDVFVELTGRKVSGS
- a CDS encoding ABC transporter permease is translated as MMRDIITVFWRDWLVLNRRLGRFILSRMVSPILYLVAFGWGLGSQIQVSQGSYLDYIVPGIVALNSMMISFNAVGTPVNMARLYHKTLEEYQIAPISAASFVFGKVLSGILRGLISSLVIILLAYVFGATLTVSLGFWLVLILNCALFAALGFVAAMFMNSHEEMANFNTYVLTPMSFLCATFFSADRLPPVMHELVGLLPLTHASQALRLAGAGHALPWFSVAVLVFYVSLFLIVSIWQMRQIRN
- a CDS encoding ABC transporter ATP-binding protein, with product MLEAACLSVSFGKKLLFKDLSLKISDGSILSIIGPNGSGKSTLLKVLSRNIQPELGAILLDGKKLQSYGIAQLAKYMAVLPQSPAAPGDLTVYDLVSYGRFPHQSWWKNTHDEDNHSVEWAINKTKLRHLSERLVSTLSGGERQRVWLAMALAQKPRVLLLDEPTTYLDISHQLEVLELIAELNKSEGITVIMVLHDMNHAARYSDNIAVLNKGGLYAMGAPQEVMNETMLREVFGVTADIYRDQEQRPVCIARCLATREGQE